GGGAGTTTGGGGTACCGGTTGGGGTACCAAAGGCCGTCGCGGTCAAGCTCCGAAGGCGGGCCTGCAGATCGACGCACTCGGCCTCGAGTCCGACGATCACCACGCCTTCCACGAAGACGCGAAGCCAAGGGATCTGAGCCTTCAATTACCGCCCATCCGCTCGCGAAGCTCGGTGAACCAGTTCTCGACCAAGATGATCCTGACCTCGCCACCGGAGTCAGGGCTCATCGCGGCGGCTCGCACCATCAGGAACCGCTCGTCGTCAGGCCCGATGTCGTGGAAGTCCGTTCCCTCGCCTAGGAGGTATTCTTGTCCGACCGTGAAGAGCGTCTCACTGCGGAGGACGCGGAACACCGAATCCGCCTCTACCTCAGCCGCAACGAGTGCTCCCTCGGCATTTATGAACGGTTCGGGGCATCGACCGACTTGTCGCCTCCTACCCCGTCCTCGGCCGCGGCAGCCCCGGCGTCCCGAAGATGATCTCGGTGATCGCCTTGATGCTCCGATTCCCATACCGGAACGGCATGACAAGACGCAGGGGCGCTCCATGTTGGGGATCGAGCGGCTCGTCGTTCATCATCCAGACGAGCATGACCTGCGGATGCCGCAGCTCCACCACGGACTCGTCCACGTAGTGGCCGTCCGACGCGGTGAAGCGGCAGTAGTGGGCGCCCGGAACGAGGCCGAGCATGTCCGCGAAGTCGGTGAACCGAACCCCGGTCCACTTTACGATGCCGGTGGGCTCCGGTGCGCCGCACTGCATGAGGAAGGTGTGCGAAACCCTCGACAGGGGTTCGATGTCGCTGAACCGCATCGTCCCGCGCTTGGTGCCAAGCCCGCGCGTGTCGACCCGGATCGCCATCTTCGTGTAGTCGTACTCGATCTCCGGGGCCCTGCGGTCCGACGTCCTCCACATGAGGCGGCCCCGGATCGGGCCGGCGGCCGACTCGGGGTGCTCGGGGGCCGAGCCGTCGGGGTTCAGGGGTAGGTCCACCGGGAAGGTGGCGCGCGGCTCGACGTCGATGAGTCGGTCCGGGAACTCCTGCTCCTGTCGGGCGACCTGAGCCGCCAACTCCCTTGGATGAAAGCCGCCGATCGACAGGCCCGCCAGTGCGGACCCGGATACAGCTATGGCGTGGCGTCGTGAGATGGTCATGCCGGACTCCTCCTGCCGAGGGGACGGGCGCGCGCGTGCGCCCGATCAGAGTACTCCGCCGCGCTCGGCGGGGATAGCCCGACATTCTCACGGATTTTTCATCGAGATCTCATGGAGGCCGCGTGGCGGCGGACCTCGTCCGGGTGTGGGTGGCGAAAACCTCATCCGAGTGGTGCGAGGGACTGCGTGAGAGACGATGGGTGACCCAAGAGCGGCACGCCGAGGGGTCGAAGGGCTGTCCATAGCCGGTGCGAGTGCGGGGCAGACATCTTGCTTGGCCTTTTCAGATTTTTGCACATGACGACTGGGATTGGAGCACGTAAGGATGCTAGCCCCGCTACGTGCTCGCGGCGGTTGGATCAATCAGCCTCGGGAAGGCGAGGGATCAGGCAGCGAGCCTGCGGGTGTAGCGGTGATGAAGCCCGCCAACCTGGGCGATGGCTACCACATCGCCCATCTCGGGCGGCTCCACAGGGCGCGGATCAGGGCAGTCGTTGTCCAATGACCGGTGCGTTCGCGACGAATGGTAGTAGGACGCGTAGCTGCGAAGAACCCGTAGGAGGTGCCGTTCGTTGAGAATGATGACGTGGTCGAGGCACTCTCGCCGGATCGATCCGATCAGGCGCTCACAATAAGGATTCTGCCACGGCGAGGCGGGGGCTGTGACGACTTCCTCGATGCCCATCGACTTGACGCACCGGACGAAATCGGCTCCGAAGATGCCGTCACGGTCACGAAGCAAATAACGAGGCGCGGTATCGTAAGGAAAGGCTTCACGCACCTGCTGGGCGGTCCACCGGGCCGAAGGCGAGGTCGTAACGTTGAAGTGCAGGATGCGACGCCGGTCGTGGGACATGACGAGGAACACGTAGAGGACGCGAAACGTCGCCGTCGGAACCACGAAGAAGTCGATCGCAACGATGTCCCTGACGTGGTTATCCAAGAACGCACGCCAGCTCTGAGAGGGCGGACTGCCACGAGCTGGCCGGTACCGCAAGACCGTGGAGTCGCTGACTTCGATACCGATCTTGCGCAGCTCGGCCTGGATGCGCGGCTTGCCCCAGGTAGGATTCGAGCGCCACATGTCGCGGATCAACTCTCGCACTTCGCCATCGATCCTCGGCCGGCCACCTGTGGGCTGACTCTTCCAGCGCCAATAGGCTCTGAACCCCTTGCGGTGCCACTTCACGACGGTGGCCGGCTGAACCAGGACGAGGGCTCGGTGCCAACCAGGCCAGAGGCGGCGCAGGCGGATCCAGAAGCGCCGGTCTCGGTCCTTGAGCCGTAACCTCGCGGGCCGCCGCTGCAGCACCATCAGCTGGTGGCGCAACGCGACGTTCTCAAGCGCGAGATCGCGTTGACTCTTCAGCGCGGAAATCGTGCTCCACGCCGCGATACGTACCCAATCCCACATCCACACCTGCCCTCACTGAATCGTGAAAAGGCAAGTAATCTCGCGGCAGACGAGGTTTTCGCCACCCACAACCCGGGCTGTTGCTCCGTTGACAAACGCTGCCGAGGATGCGATTATCGATCATCGATAATCGCCCATCGTTGATGCCGGTGGCGACTCACCGAGGAGCGTGATGCCGCATGAACCGATCCGAAGACCAGAGTGCCCGCCCCCTGACGCCGGTGACGTTTCACATTTTGTTGAGCGTCGCTCAGGGCCCCGCCCACGGATACCGGATCAAGCGCGTTGTGGAGGAACGGACCGATGGCGCAGTGCAGCTCGGTGCCGGGACTCTGTATACCGGCATCCGCCGGATGGTTCGGGACGGGCTCATCGAGGAAACCGAGGCCCCCGAGGATGCCGGAACCGTTGAACCGAGCTCGCGCTGGCGCTTCTACGAGATCACGGAAGTCGGCTCCGACGTGCTCAAGCGAGAGATCGCTCGCCTCGAGGCGGACCTCCAGGCGGCGCACGCGGTCGTCTCACGGCCCGGATGATCGTGCCTCCAGTCGAGCCGAGTCTTCAGCTACCGTTCCCGTATCGGCTGCTGCTGGTGCCCTATCCGCAGTCGTTCCTCGAGGAATTCGGCCCAGAT
The sequence above is a segment of the Gemmatimonadota bacterium genome. Coding sequences within it:
- a CDS encoding transposase translates to MWDWVRIAAWSTISALKSQRDLALENVALRHQLMVLQRRPARLRLKDRDRRFWIRLRRLWPGWHRALVLVQPATVVKWHRKGFRAYWRWKSQPTGGRPRIDGEVRELIRDMWRSNPTWGKPRIQAELRKIGIEVSDSTVLRYRPARGSPPSQSWRAFLDNHVRDIVAIDFFVVPTATFRVLYVFLVMSHDRRRILHFNVTTSPSARWTAQQVREAFPYDTAPRYLLRDRDGIFGADFVRCVKSMGIEEVVTAPASPWQNPYCERLIGSIRRECLDHVIILNERHLLRVLRSYASYYHSSRTHRSLDNDCPDPRPVEPPEMGDVVAIAQVGGLHHRYTRRLAA
- a CDS encoding molybdopterin-dependent oxidoreductase, whose protein sequence is MTISRRHAIAVSGSALAGLSIGGFHPRELAAQVARQEQEFPDRLIDVEPRATFPVDLPLNPDGSAPEHPESAAGPIRGRLMWRTSDRRAPEIEYDYTKMAIRVDTRGLGTKRGTMRFSDIEPLSRVSHTFLMQCGAPEPTGIVKWTGVRFTDFADMLGLVPGAHYCRFTASDGHYVDESVVELRHPQVMLVWMMNDEPLDPQHGAPLRLVMPFRYGNRSIKAITEIIFGTPGLPRPRTG
- a CDS encoding helix-turn-helix transcriptional regulator; the protein is MNRSEDQSARPLTPVTFHILLSVAQGPAHGYRIKRVVEERTDGAVQLGAGTLYTGIRRMVRDGLIEETEAPEDAGTVEPSSRWRFYEITEVGSDVLKREIARLEADLQAAHAVVSRPG